A stretch of the Rosa rugosa chromosome 5, drRosRugo1.1, whole genome shotgun sequence genome encodes the following:
- the LOC133711335 gene encoding uncharacterized protein LOC133711335, whose translation MEHSRDRAAGGSVNSPPWFNGGCEKYTQWKIYMKSNLYAQDEHVWNIVENGWKVPVVPAKGESSSTAIPKPRKDWTEEEVHDLQADFKAKNNIFTALSEREKLRISHCDTAKQAWDLLQTTYEGNKKVRAQKLQGLIYEFETMTMRDDETVDNFHGRILKITGQCRSLGALFDEDKVVKKILRALPEKFHSKVTGIEDSFDIDDYPLDELIGNLKTYELRLKPEKKSTGVAFKAVKVTEEEDEPMDLALLTKEFKKFLKSKTSSRNSNAHRKNSFNSGSSDNNAKSGKGNFKGNNYGKTKCYECGGYGHISTDCGNMKHGNSNNKSLLSTWSDDETQGVENVAFVSSLSLESDSDESFSDDETTVRCKQLYKASKATLIKNPNLEEEIQILKVEKNKLELMWKSSQTAWEQERTKFTDELRNSQGDKSSLTWKTECAELKNKSKMLELEVELKSTQEKFTKFEIRSGAASKLFGSGKAYHDTSGLGYSGESSKSTRFVKEMNLVVEKSDLFIEVIKETNTGPKKKGDNQPKHHQNVKQVKIDQGTLTGQSRPRCNERLTTPLFVEEKLSVESLHCELKEQKVLTINKLADLITKVNMQTKTSKPVWIRKDLNNHLLARTDSSDSLNSIDATCLMACVSTDNTPSHIEATCLVALTALADKRRNFWYVDNGCSRHMTGDKGWFSSFQDECTTGSVTFGDGRKAKILARGTVNTLGVPNFKNVLYVEGLTANLISVSHLADDYKDVWLGHVNYQDLLKLSTKQCVRGLPTLNGKTDKVCGECKVGKQTKAPHKVVNSATTTQVLELLHMDLMGPAQTKSIGGLSQRMIMEKQSSNICMVRVRSDNGTEFKNAAFANYFHELGVSHEFSVPITPQHNGIVERKNRVLLDMARVMQHAAGLSTNFWAEAISTACYTISRVFLRPGAEQTASELWKDASSSSSSVSQDTPTSAKEEENVDSILEPAPQMRRGFKQVQKDYSSRDIIGKYQMA comes from the exons ATGGAACACTCTCGAGATAGAGCTGCTGGTGGATCTGTTAACAGTCCTCCATGGTTTAATGGAGGTTGTGAAAAGTATACTCAATGGaagatatacatgaaatcaAACCTATATGCACAAGATGAGCATGTATGGAATATTGTTGAAAATGGCTGGAAGGTACCTGTGGTTCCAGCTAAAGGTGAGAGTTCATCTACTGCCATTCCTAAACCAAGGAAGGATTGGACTGAAGAGGAAGTACATGATCTTCAAGCTGACTTCAAAGCCAAGAACAACATATTTACTGCTCTCTCTGAACGTGAGAAGCTAAGGATCAGTCATTGTGACACTGCAAAGCAGGCTTGGGATTTGCTACAAACTACATATGAAGGTAACAAAAAGGTACGAGCACAAAAACTGCAAGGTTTGATTTATGAATTTGAAACTATGACTATGAGAGATGATGAAACCGTGGATAACTTTCATGgtagaattttaaaaattactGGTCAGTGTCGTAGTCTGGGTGCTCTGTTTGATGAAGATAAGGTTGTTAAGAAAATTCTTAGGGCCTTGCCTGAAAAGTTTCATTCTAAGGTCACTGGCATTGAGGACTCTTTTGACATTGATGACTATCCTCTGGATGAACTTATTGGAAATCTAAAAACTTATGAGCTAAGACTAAAACCTGAAAAGAAATCTACGGGTGTAGCCTTCAAGGCTGTGAAAGTaacagaagaggaagatgaaccaATGGATCTTGCTCTTTTGACTAAAGAGTTCAAAAAGTTTCTTAAAAGCAAAACCTCTTCTAGGAATTCCAATGCTCACAGGAAAAACTCCTTTAATAGTGGTAGTAGTGATAACAATGCTAAGAGCGGGAAAGGGAATTTTAAGGGAAATAATTATGGTAAAACAAAATGCTATGAATGTGGTGGCTATGGCCATATTTCTACTGATTGTGGTAACATGAAGCATGGAAATAGCAACAACAAATCTCTTCTCTCGACGTGGAGTGATGATGAGACTCAAGGGGTTGAAAATGTAGCTTTTGTGTCATCTCTCTCACTTGAATCAGATAGTGATGAAAGCTTCTCAGATGATGAGACTACAGTCCGCTGCAAACAACTCTATAAGGCATCGAAAGCTACATTGATCAAGAATCCAAATTTGGAAGAAGAGATTCAGATCTTAAAAGTTGAGAAAAATAAGTTGGAGCTTATGTGGAAGAGTTCTCAGACCGCATGGGAACAAGAAAGAACCAAGTTCACTGACGAGTTACGCAACTCACAAGGTGACAAAAGTTCACTGACTTGGAAGACAGAATGTGCCGAGCTAAAAAACAAGAGCAAAATGCTGGAACTTGAG GTAGAACTAAAGTCCACTCAAGAAAAGTTCACAAAGTTTGAGATACGCTCTGGAGCTGCATCCAAATTATTTGGTTCAGGAAAAGCCTATCATGATACCTCTGGACTTGGCTATTCTGGAGAAAGTTCCAAAAGTACACGAtttgtgaaggagatgaatCTAGTTGTGGAGAAGAGTGACTTGTTCATTGAGGTCATCAAGGAAACTAACACAGGGCCAAAGAAAAAGGGTGATAATCAACCTAAACATCATCAGAATGTCAAACAGGTAAAGATTGACCAAGGGACATTAACTGGTCAAAGCAG ACCTAGATGTAATGAGAGACTTACAACACCTCTATTTGTTGAAGAAAAGCTGTCTGTAGAATCTTTACATTGTGAACTTAAAGAGCAGAAGGTGCTTACTATTAATAAATTAGCTGATTTGATCACTAAGGTAAACATGCAAACTAAAACAAGTAAACCTGTATGGATTAGAAAAGATTTGAATAATCACCTTCTTGCTCGCACAGATTCCTCTGATTCACTTAACTCTATTGATGCTACTTGTCTCATGGCATGTGTAAGTACAGATAACACACCATCACACATTGAGGCAACCTGCCTGGTAGCACTCACTGCCTTGGCAGACAAGCGAAGGAACTTCTGGTATGTCGACAATGGATGTTCCAGACACATGACTGGAGACAAGGGTTGGTTCTCTTCATTTCAGGATGAATGTACTACAGGTTCAGTTACGTTTGGTGATGGAAGGAAAGCTAAGATTCTTGCACGAGGCACTGTTAATACTCTTGGAGTACCTAATTTCAAGAATGTTCTGTATGTTGAAGGTCTAACTGCTAATTTAATCAGTGTCAGTCATTTGGCAGATGATTATAAGGATGTTTG GTTGGGACATGTGAACTATCAGGACTTGCTCAAGCTATCCACTAAACAATGTGTTAGAGGATTGCCAACTCTGAATGGCAAGACTGACAAGGTCTGTGGAGAATGCAAAGTTGGGAAACAAACCAAGGCTCCACACAAGGTGGTAAATTCTGCAACTACCACACAAGTTTTGGAGTTGCTACATATGGATCTCATGGGACCAGCTCAAACTAAGAGCATTGGAG GATTAAGTCAGAGAATGATAATGGAAAAACAGTCATCTAATATTTGCATGGTAAGAGTAAGGTCTGATAATGGCACTGAGTTCaaaaatgctgcttttgctaactATTTCCATGAGCTAGGTGTTTCTCATGAGTTTTCAGTTCCCATTACTCCACAGCATAATGGAATAGTTGAAAGGAAAAATAGAGTGCTACTGGACATGGCTAGAGTAATGCAACATGCTGCAGGCCTAAGCACAAATTTTTGGGCTGAAGCAATCAGTACTGCATGCTACACCATCAGCAGAGTCTTTTTGAGACCTGGAGCTGAACAAACAGCTTCTGAGCTATGGAAAG ATGCATCATCATCTTCAAGTTCAGTTTCACAAGACACACCAACAAGtgctaaagaagaagaaaacgttGACAGCATCTTGGAGCCAGCTCCACAGATGAGAAGAGGCTTCAAACAAGTTCAGAAGGATTACTCTAGTCGAGATATCATTGGGAAATATCAGATGGCCTAA